In the Malania oleifera isolate guangnan ecotype guangnan chromosome 1, ASM2987363v1, whole genome shotgun sequence genome, one interval contains:
- the LOC131157935 gene encoding uncharacterized protein LOC131157935, with protein sequence MVEFICFINKETLIIKPPRKSPLLLRTVVLLFAMVCGVYICSICLRQINTHTTKMLNIQVFARPFCHGHGIEESEIPFVHYPEPITFQRAECACNPVRYFAILSMQRSGSGWFETLLNSHVNVSSNGEIFSVKDRRNNISMIVKTLDMVYNLDWFSSASKNQCSAAVGFKWMLNQGLMEHHEEIVEYFNTRGVSVVFLFRKNILRRMVSVLANSYDRYAKLLNGTHKSHVHSSEEADTLSKYKPTINSTSLVADLKEVEVTIDKVIEFFNRTRHIIVYYEDLVKNRSKLIDVQDFLRLPLMDLSSRQVKIHRGPLLEHITNWDDVNQTLKGTAYEDFLSADY encoded by the exons GAGACCCTCATCATAAAACCTCCTAGGAAATCCCCATTGTTATTGAGGACGGTAGTTCTTTTGTTTGCAATGGTTTGTGGGGTTTATATATGCTCAATCTGTCTAAGGCAGATAAACACCCACACCACTAAAATGCTAAACATCCAAGTCTTTGCGAGGCCTTTTTGTCATGGTCATGGCATCGAAGAGTCAGAAATTCCCTTCGTGCATTACCCGGAACCTATAACTTTTCAGAG GGCAGAATGTGCATGTAATCCTGTACGATACTTTGCCATCCTGTCAATGCAGAGATCAGGTAGTGGATGGTTTGAAACACTACTAAATAGTCATGTCAATGTAAGCTCCAATGGGGAGATATTCTCTGTCAAAGACAGAAGAAATAACATTTCGATGATTGTGAAGACTCTAGATATGGTATACAATTTGGACTGGTTTAGTAGTGCTTCCAAGAACCAATGTTCAGCTGCAGTTGGCTTCAAGTGGATGCTTAATCAG GGTTTGATGGAGCACCATGAAGAGATAGTGGAATATTTCAACACTAGGGGCGTCTCTGTAGTGTTTCTGTTTCGGAAAAATATACTTCGTCGAATGGTTTCAGTGCTTGCAAATTCCTACGACCGGTATGCTAAGCTATTGAATGGGACGCACAAGTCTCATGTTCATTCATCAGAagag GCTGATACTCTTTCTAAATACAAGCCTACAATCAATTCAACATCACTGGTGGCTGATCTCAAAGAGGTGGAGGTGACCATTGACAAGGTTATAGAATTCTTCAATAGAACCCGGCATATCATTGTCTATTATGAAGATCTTGTAAAAAACCGCAGT AAACTGATTGATGTTCAAGACTTTCTGAGGCTGCCACTGATGGACCTTTCGAGTCGACAGGTTAAAATACATAGAGGGCCTTTGTTGGAACATATTACGAACTGGGATGATGTGAACCAGACACTCAAGGGAACTGCGTACGAGGATTTCCTCTCTGCTGACTATTGA